The Spirosoma sp. SC4-14 DNA window TATTGCTCTGGCTTCGCTATTAAATCCGGGCCATTTGTTTGGCGGTACGGCTCCCGGCGAAAATCCACCAGTAGGAAAGCCGCATTTCCCGCCCAAAGTAAAGCGGATCATCTACCTCTTTCAGAGTGGAGCGCCGTCGCAACTCGAACTGTTCGATTATAAGCCGAAACTCGAAGCGATGTGGGGGCAGGATTTGCCCGAGTCGGTTCGGAAAGGGCAGCGACTGACGGGGATGACCGCTGGCCAAAGTCGATTTCCGCTGGCAGCATCGAAATATAAATTTGCTCAGTATGGTCCCGGCCGGATGTGGATTAGCGAACTGTTACCGCATACTGCCCGTATTGCCGACGACCTGACGTTTGTTCGGTCGTTACATACCGAAGCCATCAATCATGATCCCGCCATCACCTTTTTTCAGACGGGTAGCCAGCAGGCCGGCCGGCCGAGTTTTGGTTCCTGGGTTAGCTATGGACTGGGTTCCGATAACCAGAACTTGCCCGCTTTTGTGGTATTACTCTCGAAAGGCCGCGACGGCGACCAGCCGCTGTATGCCAAGCTCTGGAGTAATGGATTTCTGCCATCGGTACATCAGGGCGTCGTTTTTCGGTCGGGCCCCGATCCGGTGTATTATCTCAACAATCCGCCCGGTATCGACAAAACCAGCCGTCGGCGTATGCTCGATTACCTGACCAAACTGCATCAGGAGCAATACAAGCATGTGCTCGACCCAGAAATTAATAGCCGGATGGCCCAATACGAAATGGCCTACCGGATGCAAACATCCGTTCCCGAAACGCTCGATATATCGAAGGAGCCGGAGTACATTTTCGATATGTACGGCCCCGAAAGCCGAAAGCCCGGTACGTTTGCTGCCAATTGCCTGCTGGCCCGGAAGCTGGTCGAAAAAGACGTAAAGTTTGTGCAGCTATACCATCAGGGGTGGGATCAACACGGTAATTTGCCCAACGATATTAAGATTCAGACCAAAAGCGTCGACCAGCCTTCGGCGGCCCTGATTATGGATCTAAAACAGCGCGGCTTGCTCGACGATACGCTGGTGATCTGGGGGGGCGAGTTTGGCCGGGGCGCTTATTCGCAGGGCAAACTTACCCGCGATAATTACGGTCGCGACCACCATCCGCGTGCGTTTTCGGTCTGGATGGCCGGGGCTGGTGTAAAAAAAGGGCTGGTCTACGGCGAAACCGACGATTTCGGCTACAATGTTATCCGCGAGCCAGTTCATGTGCATGATTTTCAGGCAACCATTCTACATCTGATGGGCATCGATCACGAAAAACTAACCTTCAAGAGCCAGGGCCGTCGCTATCGCCTGACCGACGTGCATGGTAAGGTGGTGAAACCGTTGCTGGTGTAGACAATTGTTCCGCCAAATTTGCTATCTTGTTTCTTCAACTTAGGGAGTATAAGCTTATGGAGGCTGTTGGTCTTAAACTGCCGGATCAACTTAGTGAGGATGAGTTGCTGCGTTTGCCTGCAACGTGGGAGGAGTATATCGCTTTGGTTGATGAGGCTCCTTACACGATTCAGTTTTTAAACGGCGAACTAATTATGAGTCAGCCGACGGATACTCACGAAATTAGTGTCGGCATGTTAATTTGGTTGTTCAACAATATGTATATAGATCAGCCTGACTATCGTGTACTTGGAAGCAACGTAAAAATTGCAATTCCTGGTTATGACAGCGACTTTAATGCAGATGCATCAGTTGTACGAGGACCTTCTGAATATGGTACAACAACAGCCGGAGCTGTATCGAAAGCCCGTATCAAAAATCCCGAAATTGTAGTAGAAGTTCTCTCGAAGAGTACCCGCAAATTCGACATGGGGGAGAAGCTAAGCTACTATAAACTGATTCCTTCATTACAACATATTTTGCTGATCGATCAGACCCGCCCATTTGCGTCGGTGTATTCGCGTACGGGCGTCCCCGACGAATGGCTCAACCATGACTATCGCACACTCGACTCCGTCGTGCGGCTGGGAACTGTCGAACTGCCCATGGAAGCCATTTATCGTAAAATTGTATTCTGATCATTCCAGGGAAGCTCAGATGATTCACTTCAAACGCTTAGACCACGTTTTACTGTCGATCCCGGAAGGCGAAACCGAAAACGCCCGCACGTTTTATAGCCAGGTGCTGGGCCTGACCGAAATTCCCGGTAACCATCCGAGTGGGGCCATCTGGTTCGAAATTGCCGACATTCAACTCCATATTCGCGAAGAAGCAGGGCCTGCTTATCGTTCCAAACGACATCCTGCCTTTGAAATTACCAACCTTGAACAAGCCCGGCAGGAGCTAGCACAACAGGGATGCGAAATCGAATATTCGTCGGAAATCGACGGTCGGCAGCGGTTCTTTATTCGCGATCCTTTTGATAATCGAATCGAGTTTCTGGAGTTTGTGACAGCCGCCTAAATTCGCGAAAACATCCCATTACATTTTGTCTGAATCAATTTAGGTCTTTACTTAGAACCGAGACTCGGCGTTAAGTAAAGACCTTTTTGTGGTTAGTAAATTCTGACAGAAAAGACAAAACCGATGCTCGGGGAATAGAAAATCAGTCGGTCAGAGAACTATTCATGACCGAAAAATTGCTTTAGACCAATGCAACAGGAATTGGAATCATGGATACGGGCCGTTATTCGCTGGTTCGGATACGTGCCGAATCGTGATCTATCGGGTTGGGTACTACTGATTATATCGATCATACTGGGCGTAATTGTCGATGTAATCGTTACACAGACAATACGCTTTATTGTCCGGCGACGACCTTTCCAAACACTGGCCATCCTGACAAAACACGCACGCTGGGCGTTCTGGGTGTTTGTGCCGTCCTTATTCTTTTTGCTGGCTACTAATATTCAATCGGCCCGGTTTCTGCGCCGACATCCTATAGCCGATAAAACCGCCGAAGTCGTTTTTCTGGTTACGGCAACCTGGCTGATCGTCAACCTGCTGAAAGTGGGCGAATTACTGCTGATTCGTCAGTACGATACGACGAAAGATGTCAACCTATCGCAGCGGAAGTTTGTCACGCAGGTACGTTTTGTTCGTCGGTTGGTGGCCATTTCCATCATCATTATCGGTGTATCGCTCATATTGATTTCCTTTCAGGGTAGCCGTAAGGTTGGGTTGAGCGTGCTTACCTCTGCTGGGGTGGTGTCGGTCGTAATTGGCTTTGCGGCTCAGAAAACGCTGGCCAATTTGCTGGCGGGTATTCAGATTGCCTTTAACCAGCAAATCCGGCTCGACGATGCCGTTGTGGTCGAAAAAGAGTGGGGCCGTATTGAGGAGATCAATCTGACAAGCGTAATTGTACGGGTTTGGGACCGGCGACGGTTGATTTTGCCCATCACCTACTTCGTCGAAAACCCGTTCGAGAACTGGACCCGCTCCGATGCGTCTATTATCGGGGCTATTCTGCTTTATCTGGATTACAACGTACCGGTCGAAAAAATCCGGGAAAAAGCGCGGGAAATAGCCGAAAACGACCCGCTCTGGACGGGCGAGAGCTTTGCCGTACAGGTTACCGATACGTTACCAACCTGCATACAGGTACGGGTGCTTGTATCGGCGCAGGATTCACCATCGGCCTTTGACCTGCGTTGTCACATGCGCGAACAACTCATCGCCTTCATCCGCGACGAATACCCACAAAGCCTGCCCCAAACCCGCCTGATGCTGGCCGAAGAGTTGAAGAATAAAGAGGTGTAACTGAGTGATTGAGCGATTTGCTGCTCCGAAGGTCCGGCTAA harbors:
- a CDS encoding DUF1501 domain-containing protein; translated protein: MDIQDEIHDQLSRRTFLGQTSAGLGTIALASLLNPGHLFGGTAPGENPPVGKPHFPPKVKRIIYLFQSGAPSQLELFDYKPKLEAMWGQDLPESVRKGQRLTGMTAGQSRFPLAASKYKFAQYGPGRMWISELLPHTARIADDLTFVRSLHTEAINHDPAITFFQTGSQQAGRPSFGSWVSYGLGSDNQNLPAFVVLLSKGRDGDQPLYAKLWSNGFLPSVHQGVVFRSGPDPVYYLNNPPGIDKTSRRRMLDYLTKLHQEQYKHVLDPEINSRMAQYEMAYRMQTSVPETLDISKEPEYIFDMYGPESRKPGTFAANCLLARKLVEKDVKFVQLYHQGWDQHGNLPNDIKIQTKSVDQPSAALIMDLKQRGLLDDTLVIWGGEFGRGAYSQGKLTRDNYGRDHHPRAFSVWMAGAGVKKGLVYGETDDFGYNVIREPVHVHDFQATILHLMGIDHEKLTFKSQGRRYRLTDVHGKVVKPLLV
- a CDS encoding Uma2 family endonuclease — its product is MEAVGLKLPDQLSEDELLRLPATWEEYIALVDEAPYTIQFLNGELIMSQPTDTHEISVGMLIWLFNNMYIDQPDYRVLGSNVKIAIPGYDSDFNADASVVRGPSEYGTTTAGAVSKARIKNPEIVVEVLSKSTRKFDMGEKLSYYKLIPSLQHILLIDQTRPFASVYSRTGVPDEWLNHDYRTLDSVVRLGTVELPMEAIYRKIVF
- a CDS encoding VOC family protein, with the protein product MIHFKRLDHVLLSIPEGETENARTFYSQVLGLTEIPGNHPSGAIWFEIADIQLHIREEAGPAYRSKRHPAFEITNLEQARQELAQQGCEIEYSSEIDGRQRFFIRDPFDNRIEFLEFVTAA
- a CDS encoding mechanosensitive ion channel domain-containing protein: MQQELESWIRAVIRWFGYVPNRDLSGWVLLIISIILGVIVDVIVTQTIRFIVRRRPFQTLAILTKHARWAFWVFVPSLFFLLATNIQSARFLRRHPIADKTAEVVFLVTATWLIVNLLKVGELLLIRQYDTTKDVNLSQRKFVTQVRFVRRLVAISIIIIGVSLILISFQGSRKVGLSVLTSAGVVSVVIGFAAQKTLANLLAGIQIAFNQQIRLDDAVVVEKEWGRIEEINLTSVIVRVWDRRRLILPITYFVENPFENWTRSDASIIGAILLYLDYNVPVEKIREKAREIAENDPLWTGESFAVQVTDTLPTCIQVRVLVSAQDSPSAFDLRCHMREQLIAFIRDEYPQSLPQTRLMLAEELKNKEV